In Acropora palmata chromosome 7, jaAcrPala1.3, whole genome shotgun sequence, one genomic interval encodes:
- the LOC141886833 gene encoding uncharacterized protein LOC141886833: MSRSNNSENFGSDDSLHTPPRQQDRRTTIVPRGQDRPRVLVERNRTENRHARTRRDLQFDEGRGSDLEGTSLTISPPDSRSSSRLSYRIPSSTPINPPVSCTVDTERQFLQLQRQIATLTEKIDSLKESANLANHQRANTRREENLPKDMVACVHQIVKKLKEKDPPIEWTLNPANSFNDESNNEVSEAIERGVRATAAFKEANPVLLERAIKTYFKTLKARQKRATTRIRVEGQVIDKQTKSVVSSRRNQRGHYKLKARKEALMQRSYTAEKKRKLQEVLTIDYMSPEESVYELDNSDEESIPKLEKLLRHKFEWRSDGLDREFQSLDRKADRARSQRAKRMMVPRQEGDIIPEARHSYPKSTPAWALAGVFWKGP; the protein is encoded by the exons ATGAGCCGCTCGAACAATTCTGAGAATTTTGGGAGTGATGATTCGTTGCACACGCCGCCGAGACAGCAAGATCGTCGCACG ACGATTGTCCCACGAGGGCAAGACCGTCCACGCGTTTTGGTGGAAAGAAACCGAACAGAAAATCGACATGCCAGGACACGACGCGATTTGCAGTTTGACGAAGGTCGTGGTTCAGATTTAGAAGGAACCTCATTAACTATTTCGCCGCCAGATAGTCGTTCCAGTTCTCGACTATCATACAGGATTCCTAGTTCAACACCTATCAACCCGCCAGTTTCCTGCACTGTTGACACTGAGAGGCAGTTCCTCCAGCTACAACGCCAGATCGCAACGCTAACTGAAAAGATAGACTCTTTAAAAGAATCCGCCAATTTAGCTAATCACCAAAGAGCAAATACAAGGCGAGAAGAGAACCTTCCCAAGGACATGGTG GCCTGTGTCCACCAAATTGTGAAAAAGCTGAAGGAAAAAGATCCTCCAATTGAGTGGACTTTGAATCCTGCTAACAG ttttaatgaTGAATCCAATAATGAAGTAAGCGAAGCAATAGAGAGGGGAGTGAGGGCAACAGCGGCTTTTAAAGAAGCTAATCCTGTATTACTGGAAC GTGCAATAAAGACTTactttaaaacattaaaagcAAGACAGAAGAGAGCAACCACACGCATCAGAGTTGAGGGACAAGTAATAGATAAACAAACCAAGAGTGTAGTTTCTTCACGGAGAAATCAAAGGGGCCATTAT AAACTCAAGGCACGCAAAGAAGCCCTCATGCAGAGATCATACACGgctgaaaaaaagaggaaactaCAGGAGGTCCTGACCATAGATTACATGTCACCAGAAGAGAGTGTGTATGAACTGGACAACTCAGATGAAGAATCAATCCCCAAACTTGAAAAGCTATTGCGACACAAGTTTGAGTGGAGATCAGATGGGTTAGATCGTGAGTTCCAGAGCCTGGACCGTAAGGCAGATAGGGCCAGGAGTCAACGAGCAAAAAGGATGATGGTACCGAGGCAGGAGGGTGACATCATTCCTGAGGCTCGTCATTCTTATCCGAAGAGTACCCCAGCCTGGGCCCTTGCTGGTGTATTTTGGAAAGGACCATAA
- the LOC141886750 gene encoding basic phospholipase A2 PA-12C-like gives MPSSSLKIVVLLALMPNCCFASGFQPENKSTSFKQVKRNLLQFGGMIRCATRRWALQYNGYGCWCGFGGSGTPVDDTDKCCRAHDNCYHYAIKMECNPYWTWYSRKGCTGCASTSKCERIVCHCDAVAARCFAKAKFDPSKKGYRNIHSC, from the exons ATGCCGTCTTCCTCTTTAAAGATCGTTGTGTTGCTAGCCTTAATGCCAAATTGTTGCTTTGCTTCGGGATTCCAACCAGAAAACAAAA GTACTTCCTTCAAGCAAGTGAAGAGAAATTTGCTTCAGTTCGGAGGAATGATACGTTGTGCGACTCGTCGCTGGGCATTGCAATACAACGGATATGGCTGTTGGTGTGGCTTTGGTGGAAGCGGAACCCCAGTGGATGATACGGACAA ATGCTGTAGAGCCCATGACAATTGCTATCATTATGCCATAAAAATGGAATGCAATCCCTACTGGACATGGTATTCCAGAAAAGGGTGCACTGGATGTG CTTCAACAAGCAAATGTGAGCGAATTGTTTGTCACTGTGATGCAGTTGCAGCTCGGTGTTTCGCCAAAGCTAAATTTGACCCATCCAAGAAAGGATACCGCAACATCCACAGTTGTTGA